The Pseudodesulfovibrio sediminis genome includes the window ACTGTAATCAGGACAATTCCTTCATTGGCAAAACTAGAGAATGATGTGGACTACTTCCACGTCCACTCCGTAACGTCTCCACAGAATCTGCGTGAATTTGTTGCTGCCAGCCTCTCATACATGCCAGGCTGGATGCGTTTCCTCTATCACCTGCGCAAGTACTTCGTCCGCCTTCTGGGTACTCGACAGACGAAGGACCATGAAAAGACGGTATTGCGCCCGGAGGACCTCTCTTTTACGCTAGGAGACCTGGTGGCATTCTTCACAACTCAAGCGGCTGAAGAAAACAAATTCTGGCTCGGTGAGGCCCGCGACGACATGATCTCCGGACATATTGCCTTCGTATATGAGCCCGGATTAGACGGAATGAATCAGTTCCATCTGATTACAACAGCCACCTATCTCCATTGGACAGCACGCATATACTTCATTGTAATACGCCCCTTTCATCATCTGGTTGTCTACAGCATGGCCAGACACGCTCTCAGTCAGGACAAATAACGCCGTGCATAAAAGAACCGCCCGATTCAGCCTAAGCTGAACCGGGCGGTTCTGTTTATTTGATTGACCGACTACTAGTGTCCGCCGCCACTGACCGCGACCGCGATGCCGTAGAGCGACTTGCCAGCATTGATGGCGAAGTTGAACATGGGCGCGGGGATCATACCAATAGCAAGCACGGAGGCTGCGAGCATGGCAGCGCCTGCGGAGGCGAACCAGCTGGTATCGGGATCAGCGACCTTGCCGGGAGCCTTCTCTTCAGTGAAGGCATGACGGAACAAGCTCAGATAATAGTAGATGGCGATAGCCGAGTTGAGCACCAGCACGATGACCAGCCAGTTGTATCCGTGACCCCATGCAGAGGTGATCAGGAAGAACTTGCCCATGAAACCCATGGTCGGCGGCAGGCCGACAAGGGCAAAGGCACCGGCCGCCAGCGAAAAGGCGAGCACCGGGGCTTTCTTGTACAGGCCATTCAGATCTGTAAGCTTAAGGTTGCGACCATCGGAGGCAACGCGGCTCACTACCCAGAAGACCAGCAGGTTCATGACGAGGTACGCCAGGGCGTAGAATGCGGCGGCTGCCACACCCTCGTAGGTGCCACTGACCAAACCGACCATGATGTACCCGGCGTGTGCAACAGACGAGAAACCGAGCAAACGCTTGATATCTGTCTGAGCCAGAGCCGAGAGGTTACCAAAGGTCATGGAACATGCGCCGAGGACCGCCAGAAGTGTGGTGATCTCCAGACCGGGCTTGAGCAGCACGGCGATACGCACGAGCACGACAATAGCACCCATCTTGGGCATGGTAGCCACGAAGGCGGCAGTCTCATTGGATGCTCCCTGATACACGTCCGGACACCAGAAGTGGAACGGGAACAGGGCCAGCTTGAAGAACATGCCAGCCAGGAACAGAGACAGACCGACAACGGCCATGGGATTGTCAGCAAATGCCCACGACTTGGTCATAAGTTCGGAGATGTAGGTCGTATGCATGGTGGCCATGATGTAGGACAAGCCGTACAGGGCCAATGCGGTCGCCACAGCGCCAAACAGGATGTACTTGATGCCCGCTTCTGCCGCGCCCTTGGATTTGGCGCGCAGCGGAATAACGGCATACATTGCATAGGAAGCCAACTCCAGGGCTAGGTAGATGGTGATCAACTCCACGGAGGAAGCGAGCATCATCAGGCCGAGGGTGGAGAAGCCGAGCAACATGTAGTAGTCGGCCCGTTTACCTTCTTCAAGGGTCGACTGCTTGGACGCGTTGAGTACGGTCACATAGAAGCCGAACGCTATGGCGATCTTGAAGAACTGAGACATCATGTCAACTTTGTAGACATCCCAGAACATGGTTCCATGCAGGCCAAAGCCCGTGATGGAAACAAAGAACGCAGCGCATGCGCCAAAGGGCAGCCATTTCTCAACCGCGGGTTTCCACTCCCTGGTACCGAGCGACTGGACCATGAGGACCAGTACAAGGCCGAGGAAGAACAACTCCGGGACAAGTGCTGTGAGATTGAAGTTCACTGTCTGCCCCCTATTCTTTTCCTGCCACGACGCTCAAAACGTCGTTGGCAGCGGTTTGCATCGGTGAATCAGCTTCCACCTGAACCACTTTACGCTTGTCAAAGTCGTTCAGCAGCTTGTCGATGGAAGGATTGATGATCTTGTAGAATGGTGCCGGAGCCAACCCGATCCAGAACACGAACACGGCGGGAATGGTCAACATTATCCACTCGCGGGCGTTGAGATCGCGCCAGGTCTTGGCAGTACTGGGCTTGCCCCAGGCCATCTTCAAGGAAACGCGGAACATGTAGGCTGCGGCCAGAAGCGCACCGGGGATGCAGAGGAAACCGATCCAGGTGGAGTACTTGAATGCTCCCACCAGTACCAGCATTTCACCCACGAACCCGTTGGTTCCGGGGAAGCCGAAGGACGCCAGGGCCATCATGCCCCAGAAGAACATGAACGCAGGCAGATATTTGCCAAGGCCCATGTTGTCCTTGATGTCGCGGCTGTGGCTCCGTTCATAGACGGCACCGATCATCATAAAGAGTGCACCTGTGACGATACCGTGGTTCAGCATCTGGAAGAGCGCACCCTGCACACCCTGTTGGTTAAACAGGAATATACCCAAGGTTACAAAGCCCATATGGCCCACCGAAGAGTAGGCAACAAGCTTTTTGATATCAGTCTGTCCCAGAGCAATGGCTCCGCCATACAGGATGGATACGATGGAAATCGCGATCATCATGGGAGCGAAGTACTCACTGGCGGCCGGGGTCAGCG containing:
- a CDS encoding NADH-quinone oxidoreductase subunit N; this encodes MNFNLTALVPELFFLGLVLVLMVQSLGTREWKPAVEKWLPFGACAAFFVSITGFGLHGTMFWDVYKVDMMSQFFKIAIAFGFYVTVLNASKQSTLEEGKRADYYMLLGFSTLGLMMLASSVELITIYLALELASYAMYAVIPLRAKSKGAAEAGIKYILFGAVATALALYGLSYIMATMHTTYISELMTKSWAFADNPMAVVGLSLFLAGMFFKLALFPFHFWCPDVYQGASNETAAFVATMPKMGAIVVLVRIAVLLKPGLEITTLLAVLGACSMTFGNLSALAQTDIKRLLGFSSVAHAGYIMVGLVSGTYEGVAAAAFYALAYLVMNLLVFWVVSRVASDGRNLKLTDLNGLYKKAPVLAFSLAAGAFALVGLPPTMGFMGKFFLITSAWGHGYNWLVIVLVLNSAIAIYYYLSLFRHAFTEEKAPGKVADPDTSWFASAGAAMLAASVLAIGMIPAPMFNFAINAGKSLYGIAVAVSGGGH
- a CDS encoding DUF2867 domain-containing protein, with the translated sequence MTTPTVIRTIPSLAKLENDVDYFHVHSVTSPQNLREFVAASLSYMPGWMRFLYHLRKYFVRLLGTRQTKDHEKTVLRPEDLSFTLGDLVAFFTTQAAEENKFWLGEARDDMISGHIAFVYEPGLDGMNQFHLITTATYLHWTARIYFIVIRPFHHLVVYSMARHALSQDK